The nucleotide window GTGCAGCGGGTCGATGTAGGCGTGGTCGTTGCCCAGCGCCAGGGATTGGGCGTCGGCCAGGGCTTCCTGGAACTTGGTGGTGAGCTTGTCGATTCGCATGGTGTAAAAAACCTCCAACTGCTGAATAGATAGGCCACCCGCGCGGTTTTTCAACCCGCCATCGGCGGCAATTGCAGGCCCCAGCGCGCCAGGGCCGCGTCGTCGCTCACGCGCGCGTCGACCCAGCGCGCGCCCTGCGGCGTCTGTTCCTTCTTCCAGAACGGTGCCTGGGTCTTGAGGTAGTCCATGAGAAATTCGCAGGCCTGGAAGCTCTCGCCGCGGTGCGCGCTGGTGACGGCCACGAGCACAATCTGCTCCAGCGGCTGCAGCAGCCCCACGCGGTGGATGACACGCACGCCGTAGAGGGCAAAGCGCGCCAGCGCCGCGTCGATCATGGCCTCGATGGACTTCTCGGTCATGCCGGGGTAGTGCTCCAGCTCCATGCTGGCGACGGCGTCGCCCTCATTGCGGTCGCGCACGGTGCCGACGAAGCAGCACACGGCGCCCACGCGCGCGTCCTGCGCGCGCAGCGCGGCCAATTCGGCGGACACGTCGAAGTCCTGGGTCTGGATGGAAACGCGGGGCTGGGTCATGGCGGTTATTCTCGGCCATTCCACCGCTGCGCCACGCCATGCAAGACGACCACCAGATTTTCCTGCCGCCCTCGTTCACCGCGCTCTACAGCGACGCGCGCGGCCGCCTGCGGGCCACGGCGGCGCAACTGTGCGCGCGCTACGAGCTGTGCGAGGACCTGGCGAACCACCTGGTCGAGCAGGCGCAGCAGCTCTACCACGGCGCCGTGCCGTCGGAGGAAGAGGTCTTGCGCCGCATCCACGCGGGGCTGGCGGGCGCAGAGTCGGGCGTGACGCCGCCCGAGGCGCGCTGGATCACGCTGCGGCTGGCCGAGCTGCTGCAGTGGCGCAGCCCGGAACTGCCAGGCGGGGTGGACTGAGCCCGGGAGCCGTTCCTGCCGGCGGCATGGTTTTCAAGAAAACGCAGCAAACTGGTATGGTATTTTCCGCTCCCTCTGCTCCTTACGCGGCAGACGTGGTAGCGGCATAGTCACCGGCACCGTCCGTGAACCGCTGGCATCGCGCACCCGCAATCAGCCGCTCCCTCTCCCCGCACAGAACACATACCCCGATGACGACCTGCACGCTTTCACCGGATGGGCTGGCCGCGCCGCCCACGCCGC belongs to Acidovorax sp. YS12 and includes:
- the moaE gene encoding molybdopterin synthase catalytic subunit MoaE produces the protein MTQPRVSIQTQDFDVSAELAALRAQDARVGAVCCFVGTVRDRNEGDAVASMELEHYPGMTEKSIEAMIDAALARFALYGVRVIHRVGLLQPLEQIVLVAVTSAHRGESFQACEFLMDYLKTQAPFWKKEQTPQGARWVDARVSDDAALARWGLQLPPMAG